From the genome of Nicotiana sylvestris chromosome 2, ASM39365v2, whole genome shotgun sequence, one region includes:
- the LOC138886522 gene encoding 2-hydroxyacyl-CoA lyase-like has product MPNSDHQNPSAVDGNTFVAMCLARAGVDRMFGVVGIPVTSLANRAVALGTRFIAFHNEQSAGYAASAYGYLTGRPGVMLTVSGPGCVHGLAGLSNATVNTWPMVLISGSCDQKDLGRGDFQELDQIEAVKPFSKYSAKATDITKIPSCVFNVLDWAVSGRPGGCYLDLPTDVLHQTISESEAQKLINDAENCRIKEVNLKPIVKHSEIGKAAALLRNAERPLIVFGKGAAISRAENALKKLVESTGIPFLPTPMGKGLLPDNHELAATAARSLAIGKCDVALVVGARLNWLLHFGEPPKWSKDVKFILVDVAEEEIELRKPCLGLVGDATKVVEMLHKEIKDDPFCLAKSHPWVEALAKKSKENVSKMEAQLAKDVVPFNFMTPMRIIRDAILQVGSPAPVVVSEGANTMDVGRSVLVQMEPRTRLDAGTWGTMGVGLGYCIAAAVACPERLVVAVEGDSGFGFSAMEVETLVRYQLPVVVIVFNNGGVYGGDRRNPEEITGPYKEDPAPTSFVPGASYHLLIEAFGGKGYLVGTPDELRSALSESFSARKPAVINVTIDPYAGAESGRLQHKN; this is encoded by the exons ATGCCTAATTCCGATCACCAAAACCCATCTGCTGTCGATGGAAACACCTTCGTTGCCATGTGCCTTGCACGTGCCGGCGTAGATCGGATGTTCGGCGTCGTCGGGATACCCGTTACTTCCCTCGCGAACCGGGCGGTCGCTCTCGGAACCCGGTTCATTGCTTTCCATAACGAGCAATCCGCCGGTTATGCTGCTTCAGCTTACGGTTACCTTACCGGTCGACCCGGTGTTATGCTCACCGTCTCCGGTCCCGGTTGCGTTCACGGCCTAGCCGGACTTTCCAATGCAACCGTTAATACATGGCCCATGGTCCTGATTTCCGGGTCATGTGATCAGAAGGATTTGGGCAGGGGCGATTTTCAAGAATTAGATCAAATTGAAGCTGTTAAACCCTTCTCTAAATACTCAGCTAAAGCTACTGATATAACTAAAATCCCTAGCTGTGTTTTCAATGTTTTGGATTGGGCCgtgtcgggtcgacccggtggttGTTATTTGGATCTTCCTACTGATGTACTTCATCAAACTATTAGTGAATCTGAAGCCCAGAAATTAATCAATGATGCTGAGAATTGTAGGATAAAGGAGGTTAATCTTAAACCCATTGTTAAACATTCTGAAATTGGAAAGGCGGCTGCTTTATTAAGGAATGCAGAGAGGCCTTTGATTGTGTTCGGAAAAGGGGCTGCAATTTCTAGAGCTGAAAATGCTTTGAAGAAGTTAGTTGAAAGTACTGGAATACCCTTTTTGCCAACACCAATGGGAAAAGGTTTATTGCCTGATAATCATGAGCTAGCTGCTACTGCTGCTAGATCACTGGCAATTGGTAAATGTGATGTGGCGTTGGTAGTTGGCGCGAGGCTTAATTGGCTTTTGCATTTTGGAGAGCCACCAAAGTGGTCTAAGGATGTGAAGTTTATTTTGGTTGATGTAGCTGAGGAGGAGATAGAGCTTAGGAAACCATGTTTAGGGTTGGTTGGTGATGCTACTAAGGTTGTTGAGATGTTACATAAGGAGATTAAGGATGACCCTTTTTGTTTGGCGAAGTCTCATCCTTGGGTTGAGGCATTGGCAAAGAAGAGTAAGGAGAATGTTTCGAAAATGGAGGCACAGCTGGCAAAGGATGTTGTGCCGTTTAATTTTATGACACCAATGAGAATTATTAGAGATGCAATATTGCAAGTGGGCAGTCCTGCTCCTGTTGTTGTCTCTGAAGGCGCGAATACTATGGATGTGGGACGATCAGTATTAGTTCAAATGGAGCCAAGGACCCGGTTGGATGCTGGGACGTGGGGGACAATGGGAGTTGGTCTAGGGTACTGCATTGCAGCTGCTGTTGCTTGTCCTGAAAGGCTTGTAGTAGCTGTTGAAGGGGACTCTGGATTTGGCTTCAGTGCCATGGAAGTTGAG ACTCTAGTTCGCTACCAGCTCCCCGTTGTGGTTATAGTCTTTAACAATGGCGGAGTTTATGGTGGTGATAGGAGGAACCCTGAAGAAATCACAGGGCCTTACAAAGAAGATCCAGCACCCACCTCTTTTGTTCCTGGCGCATCGTATCATCTTCTAATTGAAGCCTTCGGAGGAAAAGGATACCTTGTTGGGACACCTGATGAACTTAGATCTGCACTTTCTGAATCATTTTCGGCTAGGAAGCCTGCTGTTATAAACGTAACAATTGATCCTTATGCTGGTGCTGAAAGTGGTAGGCTTCAGCACAAAAACTGA